TGAAGGAAACTTGATTTTTTATTCATTTTCAACACCTATGAGTTTAATAGACTAACATATTCCAATATAGCTAAATCCACCTGGTCGATGTGTATTGTCTCTCCAAGGTCCCAGAGTCTTATATCAGTCATTTCTTCATTTTGTTGAAAGGGACTTAGAGAATTAATTTTCGAATAGAATAAAGGATTGAACTTTTCGCCCCCGTTAAGGTGATTTTTCACCCTTGCAAGGCCAATAAATTTAAGATCATCGACTGATTGTCCAGTTTCTTCATGAAGTTCTCTTCGAGCGCAATCCATAGGAGTTTCACCTTTCTCCCTCTTTCCGGCCGGTATTTCCCATTGCTGCCTGAAGGTGTTGTATCCAATCAGATATCTCCCCTTCACTTTAATAATGGCATATGATCCTGCCAGTGGCTGAAATTGCCCCATATTCATCTCTTTTATTTCTAGAATTTCTATCAATTAAAACCCATTATTTTTTTCCGTGATCATTAAGCAACCGTCCTTTTTCGTCACGAACCCTAGCACCAAAATGGACATGCCAGTGCATATGTTTGTTACTTTGGTAGTTTCCGATGTTAGTCGAAATCGTGCAGGCTCCATAATCCTTTTC
This window of the Mesobacillus jeotgali genome carries:
- a CDS encoding NUDIX hydrolase — translated: MIEILEIKEMNMGQFQPLAGSYAIIKVKGRYLIGYNTFRQQWEIPAGKREKGETPMDCARRELHEETGQSVDDLKFIGLARVKNHLNGGEKFNPLFYSKINSLSPFQQNEEMTDIRLWDLGETIHIDQVDLAILEYVSLLNS